In a single window of the Cryomorphaceae bacterium 1068 genome:
- a CDS encoding polymer-forming cytoskeletal protein — MFKSSNTKEMAKMSESQTPEKLNRIVSGTSIEGEIKTDSNIRIDGTVKGTITAKGRLVVGSSGIIDGEVVCENADIEGKITGQISVNGLLSLKSTARLECDITTKKLAIEPGAVFTGSCTMGGGVIKEFKNTPSEPQSQTRQEESKQGRG, encoded by the coding sequence ATGTTCAAGAGTTCAAACACCAAAGAAATGGCCAAAATGAGCGAATCTCAAACACCTGAAAAGTTAAACAGAATTGTATCGGGAACCAGCATCGAAGGTGAAATCAAAACGGATAGCAATATTCGGATTGATGGAACCGTAAAAGGGACCATCACCGCCAAAGGTCGCTTAGTGGTTGGTTCATCGGGAATTATTGACGGTGAAGTGGTTTGTGAAAATGCCGACATTGAAGGAAAAATAACGGGACAAATATCCGTGAATGGCTTGTTGAGCCTCAAGTCTACTGCTCGATTAGAGTGTGATATCACCACTAAAAAATTAGCCATCGAGCCTGGAGCTGTCTTTACAGGAAGCTGCACGATGGGAGGTGGTGTCATTAAAGAATTCAAAAACACCCCAAGTGAGCCTCAATCCCAAACGCGACAAGAAGAATCCAAACAAGGACGAGGTTAA
- a CDS encoding AtpZ/AtpI family protein, with protein sequence MAIQMGITIAAAVYGGIDLDERLQLKTPWFTLLLSLIGVGAAIYIVIRTTSK encoded by the coding sequence ATGGCCATTCAGATGGGTATTACCATCGCGGCCGCGGTCTACGGAGGCATAGATCTGGATGAACGACTTCAATTAAAAACACCCTGGTTCACATTGCTTCTCTCATTAATTGGCGTAGGAGCCGCCATATATATTGTAATCAGAACTACAAGTAAATGA
- the atpB gene encoding F0F1 ATP synthase subunit A produces MLMNTATRKALAKSILFLTLFAGFTFNVSAQHDHDDHDHKSESHSDEAHAEESSFDAGEMIMHHISDAHEIHIIGDFAIYLPIILYTEDGFDVFSSSHFYHNEQHGSYVDDGGEDVDYHYYTYDDYALFHEHIYYDNRSGSLEINPETGEASNEAVMDLSITKSVTGVLFTCLLLILIFSSVARSYKKRKGQAPKGLQSFLEPLILFIRDEVAIPSIGSAAKADKFMPFLLTTFFFIWIANMLGLIPFIGGFNITGTLSVTMVLAALVFIIITINGNKHYWGHILWPAGVPLPIKFILVPIEIASIFIKPLVLMVRLTANITAGHIIILAFVSLVLIFGEQSATAGYGVGFGSVLFMIFMFFIELLVAFLQAYVFTLLAALYFGEATQEGHH; encoded by the coding sequence ATGCTGATGAATACAGCCACTAGAAAAGCTCTTGCGAAGAGCATCCTATTTCTGACTCTTTTTGCTGGTTTTACGTTTAACGTCTCTGCTCAGCACGATCATGACGATCACGACCACAAAAGCGAGTCTCATTCTGATGAAGCACATGCTGAAGAAAGTTCCTTCGACGCAGGTGAAATGATCATGCATCACATCTCTGATGCTCATGAAATCCACATTATTGGTGATTTCGCTATTTATCTTCCTATCATTCTCTATACAGAGGATGGATTTGACGTTTTTTCTAGCTCACATTTTTACCACAATGAGCAGCACGGTTCTTATGTCGATGACGGTGGTGAAGATGTAGATTATCATTATTATACCTACGACGACTATGCGCTTTTTCACGAGCATATCTACTATGACAACAGATCTGGGTCGCTTGAAATCAATCCTGAAACAGGCGAAGCATCCAATGAAGCAGTAATGGACCTCTCGATTACTAAGTCAGTCACGGGAGTGTTGTTTACTTGTCTCTTACTAATATTGATTTTTAGTTCAGTAGCACGCTCTTACAAAAAGAGAAAGGGACAGGCACCGAAAGGACTTCAGTCTTTTCTTGAGCCTTTAATCCTTTTCATTCGCGATGAGGTAGCTATTCCGTCTATTGGTAGTGCGGCGAAAGCTGATAAATTCATGCCTTTCCTACTTACTACTTTCTTCTTTATTTGGATAGCCAATATGTTGGGGCTCATTCCATTCATTGGAGGGTTTAACATTACCGGGACACTCTCAGTTACGATGGTATTGGCAGCATTGGTTTTCATTATTATCACTATAAACGGAAACAAGCACTACTGGGGACATATACTATGGCCTGCAGGTGTACCTCTTCCGATCAAATTCATTCTCGTTCCGATTGAAATCGCCAGTATTTTCATCAAACCTCTTGTATTGATGGTTCGACTTACGGCAAACATCACCGCAGGCCACATCATTATTTTGGCTTTCGTTTCTCTTGTTTTGATTTTCGGGGAGCAAAGCGCCACTGCGGGGTACGGAGTTGGATTCGGAAGCGTATTATTTATGATTTTCATGTTCTTTATAGAGTTATTGGTAGCCTTCTTGCAAGCCTATGTGTTCACACTACTGGCTGCATTGTACTTTGGCGAGGCAACTCAAGAAGGACATCATTAA
- the atpE gene encoding ATP synthase F0 subunit C translates to MELLAIILQAAADAGFAGIGAGLAAIGAGMGIGRIGASALESMARQPEATGDIRANMIVAAALVEGVALFAVIVCLLVVL, encoded by the coding sequence ATGGAATTATTAGCTATTATTTTGCAAGCAGCGGCAGATGCCGGATTCGCAGGAATCGGAGCAGGACTCGCAGCTATTGGAGCAGGTATGGGAATCGGTAGAATCGGTGCCTCAGCCCTTGAATCAATGGCTCGCCAGCCGGAAGCTACAGGAGACATCCGTGCAAACATGATTGTTGCGGCAGCACTCGTTGAGGGTGTAGCACTTTTCGCAGTAATCGTTTGTCTTTTGGTTGTTCTCTAA
- the atpF gene encoding F0F1 ATP synthase subunit B produces the protein MLSVSWGTVLWSSIAFIIVVIILAKMAWKPILASIREREDSIDDALKSADKARQDLANLQSSNEELLKEARLERDALLKDARGTKDKIISEAKEKAEAEYAKILSSAKEDIHNEKLAAITELKKQVAELSIHIAEKVIRQELSEDQKQKDLIDRYLEEAKLN, from the coding sequence ATGTTATCAGTTAGTTGGGGAACAGTACTTTGGTCATCGATTGCATTTATAATCGTTGTCATCATCCTGGCCAAGATGGCTTGGAAACCTATTTTAGCATCTATCCGAGAGAGAGAAGACTCGATCGATGATGCCTTGAAATCTGCAGATAAAGCCAGACAAGATTTGGCCAATTTGCAATCAAGCAATGAAGAGCTTTTAAAGGAAGCACGACTAGAGCGCGATGCTTTGCTCAAAGATGCACGAGGTACGAAAGACAAAATTATCTCAGAGGCAAAAGAAAAAGCTGAGGCTGAGTACGCCAAAATTTTAAGCTCTGCCAAAGAAGACATTCATAACGAGAAGTTGGCTGCTATTACTGAACTAAAGAAGCAAGTAGCCGAGTTAAGTATTCACATTGCAGAAAAGGTTATTCGCCAAGAATTGAGTGAAGACCAGAAGCAAAAAGATTTGATCGATCGATACCTTGAAGAGGCAAAATTGAACTGA
- the atpH gene encoding ATP synthase F1 subunit delta, which produces MHKNSKTARRYAKALLSFAIDQKELDAVAAEMKLIADTCATSPDLVTLLKSPVVKPAKKRDILDKIFVGQIGTITLKFLKLVTQKKREDQLPEIASAFQYVYREHQGIVTAEIITAVPLSDSGRKKALDFITKLYDKVELTEKVDKELIGGFIIRVDDKRYDESVARKLNSLKREFSKNPYISEL; this is translated from the coding sequence ATGCATAAGAATTCAAAAACAGCCAGACGTTATGCTAAGGCGCTTCTCTCTTTTGCCATAGATCAAAAAGAGTTAGATGCTGTCGCAGCGGAAATGAAGTTGATTGCTGATACTTGTGCAACCAGTCCTGATTTGGTCACTCTCTTGAAAAGCCCTGTTGTAAAACCAGCAAAGAAACGCGACATCCTGGACAAAATTTTTGTAGGACAAATCGGAACGATTACGCTTAAGTTTTTAAAGCTGGTTACTCAAAAGAAGCGCGAAGATCAGCTTCCTGAAATTGCCAGTGCTTTCCAATATGTATACAGAGAGCACCAAGGAATTGTCACAGCAGAAATCATCACTGCAGTGCCACTGTCAGATTCAGGACGCAAAAAAGCGCTGGATTTCATTACCAAATTATACGACAAAGTAGAGCTTACCGAAAAAGTTGACAAAGAACTCATCGGTGGCTTCATTATACGTGTTGACGACAAGCGATATGACGAGTCAGTTGCACGAAAATTGAACTCTCTAAAAAGAGAGTTTTCAAAAAACCCATACATCTCAGAACTTTAA